A portion of the Cervus elaphus chromosome X, mCerEla1.1, whole genome shotgun sequence genome contains these proteins:
- the LOC122690570 gene encoding histone-lysine N-methyltransferase PRDM9-like: MRPNRSPEESTEGDAGRTERKPTAKDAFKDISIYFTKEEWAEMGEWEKIQYKNVKRNYKMLIAIGFRATRPAFMHHCKQVIKPQVDDTEDSDEERTPRKQGKPSRMAFRGKHSKHQKRTTRGPLNKVSRLKKLPGAAKLRKKSGSKQAQKPVPPPREARTPGQHPRHKVELKRKETEVKRYNLRERKGHVYQEDSEPQDDDYLYCEECQNFFIDSCAIHGPPTFIKDSAVEKGHANRAALTLPPGLRIRRSGIPKAGLGVWNEASDLPLGLHFGPYEGQIIENEEASHSGYSWMVNKGRNSYEYVDGKDKSLANWMRYVNCARDDEEQNLVALQYHGQIFYRTCQVVRPGCELLVWYGDEYGEELGIIRDSRGKSKLSGRREPKPKIHPCASCSLSFSSQKFLSQHVQRSHPSKILLRPSSRDHLQPEDPCPSNQIQQQRYSEPHSPSDKPEGREAKERPHPLLKGPKLCIKLKRISVASSYSPKGQMGSSEVHERMAEEPSTSQKLNPEDTGKLFMGAGVSGIIRVKYGQHGQGSKDTSRSSQHLDSITGVQFSALPSAAV, encoded by the exons ATGAGGCCGAACAGGTCTCCAGAGGAGAGCACTGAGGGAGATGCCGGGAGAACAGAGCGGAAGCCCACA GCAAAAGATGCTTTCAAAGACATTTCCATATACTTCACCAAGGAAGAATGGGCAGAGATGGGAGAGTGGGAAAAAATTCAATATAAGAATGTGAAAAGGAACTACAAAATGCTGATTGCTATAG GTTTCAGAGCCACAAGACCAGCTTTCATGCATCACTGCAAGCAGGTCATCAAACCCCAGGTAGATGACACTGAGGATTCTGATGAAGAAAGGACACCAAGGAAGCAAG GTAAACCTTCTAGGATGGCCTTCAGAGGGAAGCACAGTAAACACCAGAAG AGAACAACCAGGGGACCATTAAATAAGGTATCTCGTTTGAAGAAATTGCCGGGAGCAGCAAAATTGCGAAAGAAAAGTGGCTCCAAACAGGCTCAGAAACCAGTGCCCCCTCCTAGAGAAGCAAGGACCCCTGGACAGCATCCCAGACACAAAGTCG AACTCAAAAGAAAGGAGACTGAAGTGAAGAGGTACAATCTGCGAGAGAGAAAGGGCCATGTGTACCAAGAGGACAGCGAGCCCCAGGATGATGACTACCTCT ATTGTGAGGAATGTCAGAACTTCTTCATCGACAGCTGTGCTATCCATGGGCCCCCAACCTTCATAAAGGACTCTGCAGTAGAAAAGGGGCATGCCAACCGTGCAGCCCTCACTCTGCCCCCTGGGTTAAGAATCAGACGGTCGGGCATCCCTAAGGCTGGGCTTGGAGTGTGGAATGAGGCATCTGATCTGCCGCTGGGCCTGCATTTTGGCCCCTACGAGGGTCAGATCATAGAAAATGAAGAGGCCTCCCACAGTGGATACTCCTGGATG GTCAACAAAGGGAGAAACAGCTACGAGTATGTGGATGGGAAGGACAAGTCTTTGGCCAACTGGATGAG GTATGTGAACTGTGCCCGGGATGACGAGGAGCAGAACCTGGTGGCCTTGCAGTATCATGGGCAGATCTTTTATCGAACCTGCCAGGTGGTCAGGCCGGGCTGTGAGCTGCTGGTCTGGTATGGGGACGAGTATGGCGAGGAACTCGGCATCATTCGGGACAGCAGGGGGAAGAGCAAGCTCTCGGGCAGGAGAG AACCAAAGCCCAAGATCCACCCATGTGCCTCCTGCTCTCTGTCCTTCTCCAGTCAGAAATTCCTCAGCCAACATGTCCAACGCAGTCACCCCTCTAAGATCCTCCTGAGGCCATCTTCAAGAGACCACCTCCAACCAGAGGATCCCTGCCCAAGCAATCAAATTCAGCAGCAGCGATATTCTGAGCCACACAGCCCGAGTGACAAACCAGAGGGTCGAGAGGCCAAGGAAAGGCCCCATCCTTTGCTGAAAGGCCCCAAACTTTGCATAAAGCTGAAGAGGATTTCAGTGGCCTCTTCCTACTCACCCAAAGGACAAATGGGGAGTTCTGAGGTGCATGAGAGAATGGCAGAAGAGCCCAGCACAAGCCAGAAACTGAATCCAGAGGACACAGGCAAATTATTCATGGGAGCAGGGGTCTCAGGGATTATAAGAGTCAAGTACGGACAGCATGGGCAAGGCTCCAAGGATACGTCAA GGTCATCACAGCATCTGGACTCAATCACAGGGGTCCAGttctcagccctgccctcagcAGCTGTGTGA